Below is a genomic region from Paraburkholderia phenazinium.
CCAACTGACCGAGTTGCGCACCACCTACAACGGCAGCTACGGTGCGAGTCTGTTTTTCTATCCGCAAGAAATGACGTACTACGTAGCGTTATTTCAAGACAAGCATTTCTGGCGGGTCATCAAATCGCAAGACGACACGCGCGCCGAAGCCGTCTACGCCGGCTTTGTGCAGCAGACCGCGCAACTGGCCGACGTGGAAATTCACCGCACGCAATTGCAGGCGCAGAAGGCATTCATTGAAGATGTGATTGCGCAGTCGGAAGATCGCGCGAAGCGCTTGCAGGCCGATCTGGATGTGGCCCGTACCCAGCAGGCCAGGGTCGACGACTATCAACGCCAGACGCAGACGGAAGCAGCCGCACTGCGCGCCCAGAAGGAACAGGCGCAGGCCGAGTTGCGCCAGGTGCAGAACCAGGTGCTGCAGTTGCAGCGCCAGAGCGAGTCGGGACTGCCAGAGTCCAGATAAGCGGGCGCCGGCAGCAGTGTTCAATCCAGCTGGTACACGTAGCGCAACGCGGTGATGTCCACGCCGCCCATGTGATCGGGCTCCGCACCCGCGAACTTCCAACCTTGCCGCTCGTAAAAGCCGATGGCCGGCGTATTGCCCTCGAG
It encodes:
- a CDS encoding DUF2968 domain-containing protein, producing the protein MKYLLTARRAMLLATTCALLQHGGFALAEEGAGSMDSVPVVGTRPAMNSLTPQPVSAALQAAVATSADARAAAGGDAQGNVAELMQLIHDSQLTELRTTYNGSYGASLFFYPQEMTYYVALFQDKHFWRVIKSQDDTRAEAVYAGFVQQTAQLADVEIHRTQLQAQKAFIEDVIAQSEDRAKRLQADLDVARTQQARVDDYQRQTQTEAAALRAQKEQAQAELRQVQNQVLQLQRQSESGLPESR